In one window of Camelina sativa cultivar DH55 chromosome 15, Cs, whole genome shotgun sequence DNA:
- the LOC104745843 gene encoding expansin-A12 — translation MYSFFFKQSLVSSKLFKPLCFIKKDISLSKQFLEMKGKYLVAVILLVGTLSVGMCSNGWIRAHATYYGVNDSPASLGGACGYDNPYHAGFGAHTAALSGALFKSGESCGGCYQVRCDFPADPKWCLRGAAVTVTATNFCPSNNNNGWCNLPRHHFDMSSPAFFRIARRGNEGIVPVFYRRVGCKRRGGVRFTMRGQGNFNMVMISNVGGGGSVRAVAVRGSNGKTWLQMTRNWGANWQSSGDLRGQRLSFRVTLIDRKSLTFLNVVPSSWWFGQTFSSRGRQFV, via the exons ATgtattccttcttcttcaagcaatCACTTGTGAGTTCAAAGCTTTTCAAACCTCTTTGTTTCATCAAGAAAGATATATCCTTATCTAAACAATTTTTGGAGATGAAGGGAAAATATTTGGTAGCGGTTATTCTCTTGGTTGGTACGTTAAGTGTGGGGATGTGTTCCAACGGTTGGATAAGGGCTCATGCAACGTATTATGGTGTTAATGATAGCCCTGCTTCACTTG GAGGAGCTTGTGGGTATGACAATCCTTACCACGCCGGATTTGGAGCCCACACAGCGGCGCTAAGCGGTGCGCTATTCAAAAGCGGTGAGTCATGTGGTGGATGCTACCAGGTGAGGTGCGACTTTCCGGCAGATCCTAAGTGGTGTCTCCGAGGAGCTGCCGTGACGGTGACGGCTACAAACTTTTGTCCGTCGAACAACAATAATGGTTGGTGCAATCTCCCTCGCCATCACTTTGACATGTCCTCGCCCGCCTTCTTCCGCATTGCCCGTCGCGGCAATGAAGGCATTGTTCCCGTCTTCTATCGCCG GGTGGGATGCAAAAGAAGAGGAGGCGTTAGGTTTACTATGAGAGGGCAAGGTAACTTCAATATGGTAATGATCTCAAACGTTGGCGGTGGCGGCTCGGTGAGAGCGGTAGCGGTAAGGGGCTCAAACGGAAAAACTTGGCTTCAGATGACCCGTAATTGGGGTGCTAACTGGCAGAGCTCCGGCGATCTCCGGGGACAAAGGCTCTCCTTCAGAGTAACTCTTATTGACCGTAAAAGTTTGACGTTTTTGAACGTTGTCCCTTCTTCTTGGTGGTTTGGCCAAACCTTCTCTTCTCGAGGACGCCAATTTGTCTGA
- the LOC104745845 gene encoding choline transporter-like protein 2: protein MRGPLGAVIGRYTSSDGSVANDGIIKHNRKCRDITFLVIFIAFWVSMIVNSSFGFNQGNPLRLTYGLDYEGNVCGSKHRHRDLTQLELRYWVNPNQVYESGLKDGELKLANARTVCLLDCPAPSDDTLNWVCDYPDGEIRLKMNDWIDRNYDYFEFLTPEMRNSSLQLQGPCYPVIFPSVNVYWSCQYIARASNSSLRHWQQMGGVNIQEDMIIDKSIRRSMNSRASVLKRYVADIGKSWPVLIVCGGLVPLFLSIIWLLLIRHFVAAMPWITVVLFNMLLISVTIFYYLKAGWIGNDAVTPIIGEHDPYFHVYGRELTHVRGVAILMTFISIVAILTSIAIIRRILMATSVLKVAAKVIGEVQALIIFPAIPFAMLAIFYMFWISAALHLFSSGQVVQNNCNNTNCCAYDLVLKKVNCDRCCGYSIRYTPHITIAIFFHLFGCYWATQFFIASSATVIAGSVASYYWAQGEASPEIPFLPVFASMKRLARYNLGSVALGSLIVSFVESVRFILEAIRRRTKVSGATPDHWFWRMAHYTSRGCLKTVEWTIKSVNRNAYIMIAITGKSFCKSSAIATELIMSNILRIGKVNVIGDVILFLGKLCVSLFSALFGFLMLDSHKYRSSHNKVSSPLLPVLACWALGYTVATLFFAVVEMSIDTIILSFCQDSEDNQGNAQHAPPLLLETLDSNQEEEVQRLTH, encoded by the exons ATGAGAGGACCTTTGGGAGCTGTGATTGGAAGATATACTTCAAGTGATGGGAGTGTTGCAAATGATGGGATCATCAAACACAATAGAAAGTGTAGAGATATTACGTTTCTCGTCATCTTCATTGCCTTTTGGGTTTCAATGATTGTCAATTCCAGCTTTGGTTTCAACCAAGGTAACCCATTAAG ACTCACATATGGATTGGACTATGAAGGGAATGTGTGTGGTAGCAAGCACCGTCACCGTGACCTTACTCAACTTGAGCTTAGGTATTGGGTGAACCCTAACCAAGTTTATGAAAGTGGTTTGAAAGATGGGGAACTCAAATTGGCTAATGCCAGAACTGTTTGTCTCTTGGATTGTCCTGCACCCTCTGATGATACTCTCAACTGGGTCTGTGATTATCCTGATGGAGAGATTCGTCTCAAGATGAATGATTGGATCGACAGGAATTACGATTACTTTGAGTTTCTTACTCCGGAAATGAGGAATTCATCTCTTCAGCTTCAGGGTCCTTGTTACCCTGTAATCTTCCCTAGTGTGAATG TTTATTGGAGCTGCCAATATATTGCTCGTGCTTCAAATTCATCCTTGCGCCACTGGCAGCAGATGGGTGGTGTGAATATTCAAGAGGACATGATCATAGACAAATCGATTCGAAGGTCAATGAATTCTCGAGCCTCAGTTCTAAAG CGTTATGTAGCTGACATTGGGAAGTCATGGCCAGTATTGATCGTTTGTGGAGGCCTTGTCCCACTGTTTCTATCCATTATTTGGCTGCTTCTAATTCGACATTTTGTTGCCGCCATGCCATGGATAACTGTTGTCCTTTTCAACATGCTCTTAATATCAGTAACAATATTCTATTACTTAAAAG CTGGATGGATAGGAAATGATGCTGTAACACCTATCATTGGTGAGCATGACCCATACTTTCATGTGTATGGTCGA GAGCTGACTCATGTCCGTGGAGTTGCCATTCTGATGACTTTTATCTCAATTGTTGCTATCCTCACTTCAATCGCCATCATCCGCCGAATTCTAATGGCAACATCAGTCCTCAAG GTAGCTGCTAAGGTAATTGGAGAAGTTCAAGCGCTGATTATATTTCCAGCTATACCGTTCGCAATGCTTGCGATATTCTATATGTTCTGGATATCAGCGGCTCTCCATCTGTTCAGTTCTGGTCAAGTTGTTCAGAACAACTGCAACAACACTAACTGCTGTGCGTATGATCTCGTGTTAAAGAAAGTGAATTGTGACCGTTGTTGCGGTTACAGCATACGTTACACTCCCCATATCACTATTGCTATATTCTTCCACCTGTTTGGTTGCTATTGGGCCACGCAGTTTTTCATTGCATCTTCCGCCACTGTGATTGCTGGCTCTGTTGCTTCATATTATTGGGCTCAAGGGGAAGCATCG CCAGAGATACCGTTTCTTCCTGTGTTCGCCTCAATGAAGCGGCTTGCACGCTACAACCTAGGATCTGTGGCTCTTGGTTCACTCATTGTCTCTTTTGTGGAGTCTGTTCGATTCATTCTCGAAGCTATTCGTCGTAGAACAAAAGTTAGCGGGGCCACACCTGATCACTGGTTTTGGAGAATGGCTCATTACACTTCACGTGGCTGTCTCAAAACCGTGGAGTGGACCATCAAATCAGTTAACCGTAATGCCTACATAATG ATTGCTATAACAGGGAAAAGCTTCTGCAAATCGTCTGCAATTGCGACAGAGTTGATCATGAGCAACATTCTGAGGATAGGGAAAGTTAATGTGATAGGAGATGTTATATTGTTTCTAGGAAAGCTTTGTGTGAGTCTCTTCAGTGCTCTCTTTGGATTCTTGATGTTGGATTCACACAAGTATCGGTCTTCTCACAACAAAGTCTCATCCCCGCTATTACCTGTTTTG GCATGTTGGGCTTTGGGGTATACTGTGGCGACACTTTTCTTTGCGGTGGTTGAGATGTCGATAGACACAATCATTCTCTCCTTTTGTCAAGACTCAGAGGATAATCAAGGGAATGCTCAGCATGCGCCACCTCTTCTGCTTGAAACTTTAGATAGCAATCAGGAGGAAGAGGTTCAGAGACTTACCCACTGA
- the LOC104745844 gene encoding putative nuclear RNA export factor SDE5 isoform X3 — protein sequence MSLSTEKLLDLSDTKKYADGGISNEVMPKVDPQRRGSTSCNQVELQDFCQSDGARTFSGSQEGGSDKTGLEKEVLEALFSGAERYEEEEKKLTRRFGERRARVTGRPVFKPLEEPFQERVVAMKRSSHTSKEDEDDENEFKAHRKAVHEYWNQMKEYYGAAAEAFFKGEPERARRLVEKGHFFGQKAREADDKSVAKMIEVKEDDGSTCKEDEVVTVNVNEHQAKEALRLLKRQLIYFSGISSFKYLRVTLGDKNEDFKSKRKHIVKLLEGESIGWTEEDNGLVMMIRVDEIDPKKLTFAKK from the exons AGTACGGAGAAACTGCTTGACTTGTCTGATACCAAGAAGTATGCTGATGGTGGAATTTCCAATGAAGTT ATGCCAAAAGTTGATCCACAAAGACGGGGATCTACATCCTGCAACCAAGTGGAACTGCAAGATTTTTGTCAGAG TGACGGTGCAAGAACCTTTTCTGGTTCACAGGAAGGAGGCAGTGACAAAACTGGTCTTGAAAAGGAGGTTTTAGAAGCTTTGTTCTCAGGTGCGGAAAgatatgaggaagaagaaaaaaaattaactcgaAGATTTGGAGAAAGGAGGGCAAGAGTTACTGGTCGTCCTGTTTTTAAACCTCTGGAAGAGCCTTTTCAAGAGAGAGTAGTTGCTATGAAACGATCGTCACATACATCTAAAGAAG atgaagatgatgaaaatgaaTTTAAGGCACATCGTAAAGCAGTACATGAGTATTGGAATCAGATGAAAGAATATTACGGAGCT GCTGCAGAAGCATTCTTCAAAGGAGAACCTGAGCGAGCACGCAGACTCGTGGAGAAG GGACACTTTTTCGGACAAAAAGCTCGAGAAGCGGATGACAAATCTGTAGCAAAGATGATTGAAGTGAA GGAAGATGATGGTTCGACTTGCAAGGAAGACGAGGTAGTGACAGTGAATGTGAACGAACACCAAGCAAAGGAAGCTCTTCGTCTTCTCAAGCGCCAACTTATTTACTTCTCTGGCATTTCAT CTTTCAAGTACCTCAGAGTCACATTGGGTGACAAGAACGAAGATTTCAAAAGCAAACGGAAG CATATCGTAAAGCTGCTGGAGGGAGAATCCATTGGTTGGACTGAAGAAGATAATGGCCTTGTGATGATGATTCGTGTTGACGAGATTGACCCCAAGAAATTGACTTTTGCCAAGAAATAA